CCCTGATAGTTTTTTGCTATTGATATAACTAGTCGTATGTTACTTTTAATCATTTTATCCTTGCAATATGTGCCGTGGTTTATGCGCTTCCTCAGAGTCTTCTGATCAATTCCAGCAGCTGCAGCCCATTGGGCAAAGGTTGGTTGACAACCATTTCGCTCTGCAAGGTCCTGTTGTAGCCTTTCTAGCTTTAGTAGACTCTGATGACATTCAGTAAGAAGAAAAAGTTAGACGTAGATGAAAGTCTGGATAAAGACTTTTGCATCATGGTTGAATTTGCACCTAGAGCTTTTTGTGGTTATCTTTTAGATGCTGAGGGAATCATTTTGCAAAAAAGCAACATATCATGTGGCCAATATGTTTTATCAAAGTTGACCGAAGTTAAAAAGAACCACTCAGTTTTGACCTTTTACAGTTCAAATAGTAAAAACAAGCCACAGGGAATACCACTCTGATTTTGCAGATGCAGACAATCAGCGGAAAACCTGCAAGCTTCATTGTAATGTAATAAATATACATTTTCTTGTCTTCATGTTTTGTAATTATATCTACAACCACACATACTCCATAGAAATAAAACCTTTCTACAAGTCGTAATAATACAAACAGACAAACCAAGGAAGAAAGTTGTCTAAGCCATTCACAGACATCTGTAGCAATAAACAGCTTGAAACTTCAAGTGCATTAGTTCGTACCTGAATTCCCTCTGACAATTCTATTTCTTCGGCTGCTGTGAGAAGCTTTGATGTACTTGTTGTTCCCCTCAAGTAACGCAAGGGATCTGAATAGTCAATCTCCTGAAAAGCAGAACGCTTTTTCTTTCCAGAGGAACCAGACTTTAAAGAAATAACACCAGCAGTAGCCTTGTCTGCTGCTCTTGCTCTTCTAGCTCTTCTCTCAATTTGGCGCCCAGATCTCACAGCGATGTTTTCAATATGTTGCATCCCTTGGAATTCAGGTTCATCAAATGTTGAACTGGATATATCTGTACTTGCATATTGATCTAGGGAAACATTATATTCAAATGGTATAGTTTCTGTTGCAGCAGGATGGTTGGTAAAGCCAGCCCATTCTGTTTCAGTAAGGCTAACCCTCTCAAGCCACTTGATGTCAGCTTCTGATGGAGTCTCTTCCAGCTTCTCAACTTCTGCTGACAGGTTCTTCCCTATCATCTGAGCTGCATCTTTTGCAAGTTCAAGCGCTGCTCTAGCAAGAGCAACTgcttcagcagcagcagccgctATTACTGCCTCATCACATGTAAGAAGTGTTTCCGAAGCCAAGGTTGCTTCAATGCTAGTCTGAGAACACAATACAGAAGAGATGTTCCTAACTGAGCTAAGGAAAATTGATCTGGATTTGCCTAGTAAAGTTAACAAGCAGTAAAATTATGAGCTTTTCTTTTATCAGATTTATGTTAAAAAGCACCACTAAGTTAAATTCTGCACAGGAATTAAGCAAAAATGAAGTATCAAGGATGCATGAGTGCAGCCCAATGGAAATCAACTAATGTGGTTTCAGATTTGGGTTTGGACCTCTAAACTCTACATAAGAGCACAATTCAATAACAGAGGCTTCATGTTTTGATGTTAGAAAAACTAAATCTCTAACATTTCATATTCTCAAGTGAGATTGGCAATTTTGAGTGGCTCGAATGTGGTAGGAAATCATTACAAATTTTCTTTTTCACCAAAAAAATTTTAACCTTTACAGTGTCGCTTAACTAAATATTCACCTGGGAATATTTCCAGTACCTCTGGTTAAAACATTAAAAATGTGTCAAAAACTCTTGAGACAGGTCCGAGAATACTAACATACACAAATATATCTttttcaaatcttatgacttgaaAAATCATTTTCTTATAATTTCTGGAATGTATCACGAATCAACCACTGACCTTGGTGGGTGGACCAACAGATCCAGAATATGTTAATGGTCTAATGGCACAGGTGGATGAAGAGGTTGAATGAGCTTCCAACTTAGGTATCCGCTCAAAATCAATTACAGCAGTTGTAGGGGATAAAACACACCGACTGCGGAAACAAACAAATTCTCTGGCCCTTGCTGcaatcaaattttttttaaaaaaaattagctgCTTTAAACTAGATCAAATAAGATAAACAACTCAAGACAGTGTACATTAACATTCAAAAAGCTCGATGGAATAGCCGTGTAGATATAGGAGAGCATATAGCATTCCAGAATCACTGACCTTACTAGTTTATGTTTCTTGTGATTAAAGCTGATTAGGTCCTCGGGACCCAAAAAGGCATTCTCCATCATGTGAAGTTGGATAAATCTAACCTGACCTtgatgtgataaaaaaaaatcctatttttaaTCACATCACTTCTTGCGCAACATGTCAAAGGAACAGGATTGAATCTTCTTAGTATCATGTTTAACCTTACAAATGAGCAAGTACAATGACTCTATAGAAGAACATTTCAAGAGATCTTAAGTCCAGTTAAGGAGTACATGATGAACTTTTCTCATATCAACATATCAATCTTCTGATAGAAGATGAAGCACAAACTCAATGGATggcagcaaaagatccatgttgtcaacctaaatagttgggacattatggtTTGTGGTCATTGCTGTTGAAGCGCAAATTCACCAAAGAGTAATTCTTTAAGTATCGTGTTTCATGACGAGAGACGACATTTGGAGTCACAATAAGGTTTCTTCTTTGCCATCTCAGTTACCAGATAGGAGTCCTGGAAACAACCTCTTTACTTGCAAAATTAAGGTTGCACTTTGTATGACTCATCCTAGATCCTGTATTGGCGAGACCTCATTGTTCAAACTTAACTAAATCATGCTTGTGTTTGAACTAGCATTTCCAATCTACCTTTTCAAAAGGCTTAAATATCATGCTTTTCAAACTATATTACTCCCAAATTCTGCATCATGTATGAAAAACCAATGTAGCTTTTGCAACTCACTAAATCACAAATGCTAACAGAAAATTCCCAATTTAACGAATCAATTTACATCTGAAAGATACATTAGCTACACTAAACCATGAGTAAACTGTGAGTTTCGAATGTATTCTTTAGATATATCCCATTCTCTTTTATCCTTAGACTTCATTGATGATCGAAACCTTGATAGCTATTAAGCGCATTCAGTCTGTCAGATCAAACTACCACCACTTCAACTATTAAGCGCAGTACAGGAGTCAAATTCAAACGCAATGTTAGCTACTAATAAATCTTATATGAGATCATCAGCAATAAGCCTCCATCCATAGCAATTAACCGAGAAAATGCCGCCCCCATTAAGCCACTTAGATAAGGAAACACGACATAGCACGACTCATCTATTGGCATTGGAAAACCGAACTCATCATTAACAAATGACTCTAAACAGAGCTCAAACTCGAATTCGCTCCCTCAATCAGTTTAACAGGGCACTCCGGGACGAATCTaccagaggccaaagaagaagcagATCAAAGATCAGAGTCTGCTTACGGTGGAGGGAGGGGAGGGAGGGCCTGGCGAGGGAGTCGGAGGAAGGGGCCTTGAACTGCGGCACCAAGCACGCCATCCAAGCCGTCCTCCGGGGGAGTTCGGGGCTACGCTGCAGGCAGACGAAGAAGAGCACCGTGGACGAGCCTCCTCCGACGCCGCCGCTTAGGTGAGAGAACGCACGCGAGAAAGATTAGATACAGTGCGATGGCGTCAGGATAAGACACGAACCGGCCCGGCTCGACCGGTCGGGTCGGTGTTTCAAAATTGAGCCGAGCTGTGGGTGGTTTGATTGGAAATTTTGTGAGACCTGATCAATTTTTTGATGATTGGAACATTAGTTTGATTCGGTGTATTGTTGTGATCTTTGCAGATGGAAGTGTGTTGATCATTTAGCATGTCGAATCAGCAGTTGCCGTTGATTTGATGGTCTCCGATTTCGGATTGATTAATTAGACCGTTTGACTCTTACAAATATTTCCCAACTTTTTATGTATCATCAAAGTATTtacattttttttacaaatatttcccaAGTTTTCTAttcatatattttatatcttaatctaatatattattatatttatttgagaaattattaaatatatagtCAAACCTGTTGAATGGTTCAGCAAATAACCCAATGACATGAATCAATTGGCTCTCATATGATCCGATTTGAAGCGCTctcatatgataattattttttatctcaGATCTTCGGTCATACCATATTGGACTACTCAGCCATATCTGAGCATGGGGAGAACAACAAGAACAGAAATGAAGAGACTCACCCGAGAGAGGCTGAGACTTGTCTCTGTAGCTGCTCAGGTATCTGAAACTTACAGGTTTGAGTTATAATGAACACAATAAAACAATGTCACCTTTGGCAGTAGATAATTGTCTGAACTGATAAAGAATCATGTTGTGACCAATTCAATGACTGAAAACCAAATGCTCAGAAAAATCTTACAAATCAAATGTAATTTCCACATACAAAATCATCATGCACTGGATGAGAATGGAAGATGACCTTTGGATACCAGATAAAGAATCAAATTTCATCAAATTCTAATGACAGAACTGTAAAATTTCAGAAGGTTTTGCTAAAAAAGATCTCTCGATCTGATCCAATGCACCATAGAATTATGCTGAAGTTTCAAACCGGAAACATAGAAAATGAGCTAATATTGGTGATGAGCTTTAATTAAAACATCTCCGTGACTACGAATACACAGACTAAGGAATTGATTTAACCAAAATACATCATGCTTCAGATACAGGATAAATGAATTGGAAAAGTAATAATGTAACCAAGGGATTACTACAATGATCACTTTCATctgtaagaaccacagaaaggtgACTAGTTCCAAAATGGTGGTAGATATGTTTCATGAGTACTAATATTCCAAGAGACAGTAGAAACACACAACAATCCACAAAGAAGTAGTTGCACTTTTCAGCCATGTAAAAGCATCCCAACTATCAAGACAAAAACAGAAAGGGGAATCTACTAAGATGCACATAGCCACTGTACTGTGAGCAGAGAGATGGTATACATGAGAACATAAGATGGCTATTCATGTGACCAGAGCTATATTTACACCGTACAAAAGAGGATAGTTGAAGTCCAACCTTGACGAGTGGAGCTCAGGATTTCAAGGAAGCAAGAAAAAATTCAACTGTCCCAAGAAAGCAACAAAGACTTCCATCAATCTTTGAGGCCTGTAATGTAACCTCATCATTAGAACAGCTCTACATCACCTAGAATCAACTAATGCTTAAAAAAAAGATCATGTGTATCAGATAAAACTAACCAAATTCATTTTATTTTAAGACAAGTTTAACAACAT
Above is a genomic segment from Musa acuminata AAA Group cultivar baxijiao chromosome BXJ3-4, Cavendish_Baxijiao_AAA, whole genome shotgun sequence containing:
- the LOC135635508 gene encoding RNA polymerase sigma factor sigB-like, translated to MACLVPQFKAPSSDSLARPSLPSLHPRAREFVCFRSRCVLSPTTAVIDFERIPKLEAHSTSSSTCAIRPLTYSGSVGPPTKTSIEATLASETLLTCDEAVIAAAAAEAVALARAALELAKDAAQMIGKNLSAEVEKLEETPSEADIKWLERVSLTETEWAGFTNHPAATETIPFEYNVSLDQYASTDISSSTFDEPEFQGMQHIENIAVRSGRQIERRARRARAADKATAGVISLKSGSSGKKKRSAFQEIDYSDPLRYLRGTTSTSKLLTAAEEIELSEGIQSLLKLERLQQDLAERNGCQPTFAQWAAAAGIDQKTLRKRINHGTYCKDKMIKSNIRLVISIAKNYQGAGINLQDLVQEGCRGLVKGAEKFDASKGFKFSTYAHWWIKQAVRKSLSEQSRTIRLPFHMVEATYRVREAKKKLYSENGRHPDNEEVAEAAGLSMKRLAAVMLTPKAPRSLDQKIGINQSLKASEVIADPAAKTSEDILMKQFMREDLNKVLDTLNLREKQVVRWRFGLEDGRMKTLQEIGELMGVSRERIRQIESCAFRKLKSKKRTKNLRQYIIL